In the genome of Lathyrus oleraceus cultivar Zhongwan6 chromosome 4, CAAS_Psat_ZW6_1.0, whole genome shotgun sequence, the window CATAACATGATTGTTGTTGTTTTAAAATTCGTAAAATTCTTACATAGCAGGTCAAAGGGGGCGGCCCCCATTTAgtagttttttatttttatcatttatttaaaataaatgtATAAATTTAAATTAAGGTTAATATAGATTTTTGTTTAGGCCCATTTATTTAGTTCTTCATTAGCATTTCATGTTTATATTTACACTCCTCTTATGTTTCTCTTATGTTattttttgaatttgaatttttattcttttaatttttttttttgaattttttatttattaatttgaTTATTTAAATTAGTAATTATTTACATTGAATTGATTAGTTTGTTAGATTTCAATTAATTAgttgtttttttattattaagTAGATTATTTGATTATTTGATCTCAATGTATTTAGTTATTTAATTAGATAATTCATGTCCATACCTTTGTATATGTAAATAATCACACTTGATAATTCATCCCAATTTCAATAATCAATTTCAATtttaaatcattttcaaaaccaattttaaattattttcaaATTAATGCGAATAAACACTCGATCAACATCGAGTTTCCTTTCCGTTTATCCGAAGCGTTGAcaatattttcttaataaaattaATTGAAAAAGAAATGGGACGAAAGTAATTTCTTCTCTTTTTCCAAAATATTTGAGTGCTAGTCGTACTCAACTTTTGTTCGAATACTTGTCATTcattcaaaacaaaataaatcaACCAAATTTAGTTTTGTCATTATTAGAAGAAAAAGGAATGAGGTGGAAGTGATTTCTTCTCTTTTCCCCGAGTATTCGAGTGTTAGCCGATACTTATCTTTTGTTCGAATACTCGTCTTCCGACAAAAGACTTACGACTTAATTCACTTCACAAATTTCATAAATAATATGGATGAAAAGGGAAAAGGGTGAAAGTAATTTCTTCTCTCTTTCCCGACTATTTAGGTGCTAGCCATATTATCTCTGGTTCAGATATTCATCAGCCATTAAAAAACAATCCCAACACATCTAAACTTTTGCCTTTTGGGATTGACCTTAAACTCCTTTTTAAACGAAAGATGTATCGTCTCGAGACGATGCAAAACAACGCTTCGTCCACATATGTGTGAGTGAGCCAAGTGACGTTTTCTTGTGAATGTTGATATAGAAATCCATTTTGCTATGTTGAAAATGTCCCATCCTCTATCAGTTTTGGGTAATCAGTGTTTTTCCGTCGATTGTGACAAAATAACTTtactaaaatcgaccaacaaacaaatattttctacccagaactacatagccttgagttctccgcacctggagatacgtaggagcgagattcaacaTCTCGCCAAACATTAACAAAAAACTTTTCTACAACccctttctttttctctttgaatttttttaataactTGAAAAACAGACATTTTTAAACTAACACTTATCGCAAAACTAACTAAATGTTTCCCGTTGAATATAATGGATGTGATGAATGTTAATccattccccttgcataatcgactcaCAAACCCGATTTTGTTGCGACGATCATAACTTGTCATATTTTAaggattttatcgatatttccctttctttttttaggaataaataaagttcgatgatGACTCTATTTATCACCTTCGAGTGTGAGATGCACTCGTAGTCGTATTTTTTGCGCCGCGACAACTATGACCACAACCACGATTTTTCACATAGTATATGTGTCTTGCTACATTCACTTTTGAGAATGGAGCAATACCAGTGAGACGAGTCTCATAATTTTTCATCAAGAACTCATTATTTTGTTCGACCACAAAAAGACAAAATATCAAGTCAAAATATTTATTAAATCCTTTTTATCGATATTGCTGCTGCACGAGCACATTGGATGCATGAAAAGTGGAAACGGTATTTCCCAACATATCTTCATCAATTATTTTTTCTCCACATAATGTCAACTTAGAAATCATTCTAAACATTGCAGAATTATAACTACTTACACTTTTAAAATCATACAAACGTAAATGCATCAAATTATAACGAACTTTTAGTAAAGTAACCGTTTTTTATGACCATATCTTTCTTTTAAATGATTCAACCTAACAAACGGGTGGATTACACTAAGATATTCATGATTTTTGCTTTTTATTGATTATATGGTATATTTTCTTCTTTAATAATATCTCTGCATATAAATAGATTTCAACATCTAGAAGAAACACAAATAATTCTTTGTCAAAAGTcccaaaatattttttttaaagatttaGCATACTtatttctttaaatttttttGAGTAATATCTTATAGAACTTAGATGATATAATCAATACGAATTATTACACATAAAAAGAAAAGTTATTTTAAATGAAACAATTAAGAATAAATGAAATATTCTTTATACATTAAGTTATTTTAAATTAATAAGATTAAGTGTAATATATTCATTAATACATTAATTTATATTATTAGGGATATAACGTTGTATAAAATTCAACGgacaattaaaataaaaacagaGGGAGAGAAAGTATACAGGTGATTCCTTAACAACACTTTTTAAGACTCTTCGTTATTCTTTGCATCTATTCTCTTGTCACTCATACGATGGAACTTTATACTCATAcagaaccaccaccaccatcACCTCCACCAGATTCTGCCACCGTCACCATCAACGGCGAAGCCACATTGGATGAAAACCTAGAACCACCACCACCGTCACCACCACCATCATCTTCATTATCACCACCACCACCTACGCCAGAACTTCAAGTCCCAATACGTTGGCCAGAAAATGGAATTCTAACAATAGAATGGATCCAAAACCTAATACTCTGCTTCGATTGGTCTTCCAAAAATCTACCACCTTCCGAATTCCCTTCCGTTCTTCCCGTTCAAGTCTTCGATTCCCTCATCCTCATCGCCTCCAAGATGCTTCACAAGGAACCTAATTGCATCCCTATACAACCCTTCCGTCCCGAACCTGATTCTTCTGCATCCGTTGTCGTTGTTGGAGACGTTCATGGCCAATTGCATGATGTTCTTTTCCTTTTCCGAGAGGCTGGGTACCCTTCTCGGGATCGAATCTTTGTATTCAATGGTGATTATGTTGATCGTGGAGCTTGGGGACTCGAAACTTTCTTGCTCTTGTTGGCTTGGAAGGTAAATTCTCAACAAAAAAATTGGTAAAGTTTAAGTTTTAATTTTCTcataattattttttatgaaaGTTCAATTTTTAATGCTTGGATTTTGTGCTTTTTGTTATATAATGTGCTATAATAATTTCAAGTGATTGAATGTGGATAGTTTAGTTAAGAATGATATTATGTACTATGAATTTATGATGCTTTGTTTTACCTACGGTTAGAAATTGAAATAGTACTACTTTTATGTTAATTTTTCTAACTAACTTGATTAAGCTAGGGTTTATGTTAGTGTGTTTTTGAAAAAGTTTGGAAATGGATTCCCTGTTTGATTTTGTTTATGTTTTGCAATGTAGTTATAGCCGATTTCAGTGACAGAATTAAAATCAAATGGCTATGTTGAAATCGGCTATGTCCGGACCTTTGGTTTGAAACGGTGTTTTATTTTAACTTTGTTATTCACTTTACTATAATTATTTTTCATCAGGTATTCATGCCGGAGAACGTATATTTATTAAGAGGGAATCACGAATCAAAATATTGCACGTCTGTCTATGGTTTTGAGAAAGAAGTTATGGTAAAGTATGGTGACAGTGGTAAACATGTATACAGAAAATGTTTAGGATGCTTTGAAGGTCTTCCTTTGGCTTCTATTATAGCAGGGTGTGTGTACACGGCTCATGGAGGACTTTTCCGTAGTGTAACTGTGACGCCTGCTAAGCGATTCAAAGGAAAGAAGAATCGTAGGATTAATGTTAATACTGACAGCAAAAAGCTATCGCTTGGTTCTTTGGAAGAGTTGTCAAGGGCTCGACGTTCTGTCCTTGATCCCCCTTGGGAAGGACAAAACTTGATTCCTGGTGATGTTTTGTGGTCTGACCCTTCTCACACCAACGGCCTTTCTCCAAACAAAGAAAGAGGCATTGGTTTGGTGTGGGGCCCTGATTGTACTGAACAATTTTTGAAGAAGTACCAGCTGAAGGTAATAAGCAAGTTACTTTTAACTTCTTTGCGACACACTTAATTTTCTTGCTAGAATTTATCGATTATATGGATTGTAACATATTTTTCATTTCAGTTAATCATCAGGTCACATGAAGGCCCTGATGCTAGGGAGAAGAGGGATGGTTTTGAGGGAATGGCTGAAGGATACACTATTGATCATGTTGTAGATTCTGGAAAACTGGTCACTGTTTTTAGTGCTCCAGATTACCCGCAGTTTCAGGTAATTAATTATCTTGTCTAGACATGCATGATCTACACTCCATTGTTTAACTTCCATTGTCGGTTCTTATAACTAGCTGCGAGTTACAATCCTTAATAGGCATAGACAGATTTTTCTGATGTTAACATCTATTAGTCAAGTACTCACATTATAGTGTCATTTGGAGTTCAAAATATGAACTTATTTGTATGAGATGTAATATATAATTATAACTATCATTAGTATCTTCACTAGGATTCAGTTATAGATTGCTTTTATCAAATTCACCAGTTTTGATTTCCTGAAGACCTTGCCACTTTCTTCTTTATCTTGCTGAGATGAATGTgaattgttttttattttgctTTAGATAGCACTCTTTTAAGTGAACACCGTAGGAAAATATTAAAAAGCTTGCAGCTTGATCAAGTAATTCAGACGTTTCTTAAACTTTATGTTGGGGAATCACTAGGCCTGATTATGGTTCAGTTAATAAGAAAAACCAAACTGAACTCAAAAAACAGTTTTCGTGTACTGAATTGAACTTTTTTAAATTTACGAGTACCAAACTAATCTGATTTTGATGTTCAGTGCACTGCTGTACTGGAATATAAGAACCGACTTAAGCGCCGCCTGCTGTAATTTTTCCAGCATGTGTACTCTGAATTGAAACACCAAACTGTGAAATGTGCATTTACTTTTTAGCTGCTTGAATTCCTTCTTTGTTATTCCATCCGAGCCTAAACCCCGACTAAACTAAAACAAATACCAAATCTACCCCTCATCCTTAAAAAAGTATTACCTTCTtctttcttcctttctgcatcTACTGCCTTATACTGCAGACACTCACACGGAACCTTCAGCTCCGTGTTTTATGGCAGCAAATTGGATGCCGAACTGAACTGCTATAAGTGATGTTACTGAACTGTGTTTAACACATCAATTCAATACAATGATTTTTCTCAACCCTTTGGTAATCGTGGTCAGGCTTAGGAATGACATTCCGTAAGAATAAGGTCTCTGTTTCAATCATTTTTGAGATTGAGTACTTTATTCTTCAATATAGACTGGTCATTTTAGAGGAGAGAATTCTTTGTATTTCAAATTTCACACCTCGTTTTTTGCTACATTGCTCTTTTGCATATTTGAAGCATAGTAGTATCGCATTTCATTCACTTATTTTTTCCCACTCTTCGTCTCATTGAGATCAGACTGGTGTATTAATAGGCATTGCTTCAAATGCTGATaatgataatttttttaaaaactgttttttTCCGGCTGCAGGCAACGCAGGAGAGGTATAACAACAAAGGTGCTTATGTTGTCCTTGAGCCCCCAAATTTTGACACTCCGATATTTCATGGATTTTCGGCTGTAACTCCACGACCAAAGGTAAAAATTCTCACTCATCTTCGTGTTGAGGAATATATAATAACCCAAATATCTAAAGAAAGAAACTTTTATTAGTACTCAAGATATCTTCTACAACTTATTAAAAATTGTGTAAAATTTTTAATTTCGGTCATTGATCTGAGGTGCAGGCGAATCCCTATTATGATTATGAAGAAGTGATTGACTCGGACGGAGAATTGGACTTGGCCTCCATGGTAACTTCATGAGAGATTTTTGAAAGAAGTAAATATTTTGAAATTGTCAGATTTTGTAAAATTTGTATTATCATTTTTGAGAAACAGCTTTGATCATTAAATTTTAGTTGTTTACTATTCACCCTATTTATTAAGTTTGTGATAccaattccctcaaattaaacAAGGCCCCAAAAGTACTCTTCACTGATTAGTTTCTTCATTTCATTCCAACCTTTCTCTTATGACATTCAGATCCAAACTGGTTTAAAA includes:
- the LOC127074800 gene encoding serine/threonine-protein phosphatase 7; protein product: MELYTHTEPPPPSPPPDSATVTINGEATLDENLEPPPPSPPPSSSLSPPPPTPELQVPIRWPENGILTIEWIQNLILCFDWSSKNLPPSEFPSVLPVQVFDSLILIASKMLHKEPNCIPIQPFRPEPDSSASVVVVGDVHGQLHDVLFLFREAGYPSRDRIFVFNGDYVDRGAWGLETFLLLLAWKVFMPENVYLLRGNHESKYCTSVYGFEKEVMVKYGDSGKHVYRKCLGCFEGLPLASIIAGCVYTAHGGLFRSVTVTPAKRFKGKKNRRINVNTDSKKLSLGSLEELSRARRSVLDPPWEGQNLIPGDVLWSDPSHTNGLSPNKERGIGLVWGPDCTEQFLKKYQLKLIIRSHEGPDAREKRDGFEGMAEGYTIDHVVDSGKLVTVFSAPDYPQFQATQERYNNKGAYVVLEPPNFDTPIFHGFSAVTPRPKANPYYDYEEVIDSDGELDLASMVTS